The Colletotrichum higginsianum IMI 349063 chromosome 2, whole genome shotgun sequence genome has a segment encoding these proteins:
- a CDS encoding BolA-like protein → MLCRSCRRAIAVAKPASNTIARASAASLPIATRNYSSQRAATPRSSPSSVFVYRPSLHITQTAPTRSYSAETSPSTPSIEKPDHLDAAESTIWDKLVAEFAPSELVVQDVSGGCGSMYAIDITSTKFKGANMLKQQRMVNAVLGDMLKQWHGVQLRTKAP, encoded by the coding sequence ATGCTCTGCAGGTCGTGCCGCCGCGCAATCGCGGTAGCCAAACCCGCCTCGAACACCATCGCCAGAGCTTCCGCCGCGAGCCTCCCGATCGCAACCAGAAACTACTCCTCTCAACGTGCCGCTACCCCCCGATCAAGCCCGTCTTCTGTCTTCGTATACCGCCCGTCACTCCACATCACTCAGACGGCTCCGACGCGGTCCTACTCGGCCGAGACGTCtccatcaacaccatccaTCGAAAAGCCCGACCacctcgatgccgccgagtCGACGATATGGGACAAGCTGGTGGCCGAGTTCGCGCCCTCGGAGCTCGTCGTGCAGGACGTGTCGGGCGGCTGCGGCTCCATGTACGCCATCGACATCACCTCGACCAAGTTCAAGGGCGCCAACATGCTGAAGCAGCAGCGCATGGTCAACGCCGTGCTGGGCGACATGTTGAAGCAGTGGCACGGGGTCCAGCTGCGCACCAAGGCCCCGTGA
- a CDS encoding Carboxylic ester hydrolase: protein MLRWRAYKCWYMRVRMNRPSGIGSSKTFVLLWSHLALPPALMTRLCYLLSAALACLGTVAAQEPTAQVLNGTYRGRHLSEWDQDAFLGVPFAQPPVGQLRYRWPKSLNSSFDGVRDATEQGYSCMQFRGNFNMSEDCLTLNVVRPAGKFDKPLPVLVWIFGGGLYTGSVADPQYNLSGIVKVSQDMGQPIISVAMNYRLNMYGFLQTQQILAEGSSNAGLLDQRLALRWIQENIAAFGGDPDRVTIWGESAGAQSIAYHLFSYDGRDDGLYRAAILESGGPTGAQVQNLAYYNAPVENLTRTVGCWTAKDQLACLRGLSQADLFAGNPSQVWNPLIDGDFLTGYPSQLIRDGKFVRVPLLTGANSDEGINFNPSSPRPNTEADLFNGFSYWRSYALSPPTIRRLFELYPDDPCTQPPVSITNCSVFPDKGLQWRRGASIGGDLVMISGRRKMCELYARPDVAQPVYSYRFDQLLWNRTELEGVRHFDNVAFSFQNISGLLGPSPQYDDHARLARAIGQAYVRFVYELDPNSQAGGGGGGGGNGTLYTNGTGLLPYWPEYDVTAPKNMVLKASKSFVEDDTWRKEGIDFINTYEVARELLA from the exons atGCTACGCTGGAGAGCGTATAAATGCTGGTACATGAGGGTGAGGATGAACCGGCCGTCTGGAATTGGATCGAGCAAGACGTTCGTTCTACTCTGGTCTCAcctcgccctccctcccgctCTCATGACTCGGTTGTGCTATttgctctcggcggcgttggcctGTCTTGGCACCGTTGCAGCTCAGGAACCGACGGCCCAGGTCCTCAACGGCACGTACCGCGGTCGTCACCTGTCTGAATGGGACCAAGATGCCTTCCTCGGCGTGCCTTTTGCCCAGCCTCCCGTTGGTCAGTTGAGATACCGGTGGCCCAAGAGCCTCAACTCTTCCTTCGACGGCGTGCGGGACGCCACTGAGCAAGGGTACAGCTGTATGCAGTTCAGGGGAAACTTCAACATGTCCGAGGACTGCTTGACTCTGAATGTTGTCCGTCCAGCTGGCAAATTCGATAAGCCGCTGCCCGTTCTTGTTTGGATCTTCGGCGGTGGTCTATACACCGGCTCTGTC GCCGACCCGCAGTACAACCTCTCGGGCATCGTCAAAGTCAGCCAAGACATGGGCCAGCCCATCATCAGCGTGGCCATGAACTACCGTCTCAACATGTACGGGTTCCTGCAGACCCAGCAGATCCTCGCCGAGGGGTCGAGCAacgccggcctgctcgaccAGCGGCTGGCCCTCCGGTGGATCCAGGAGAACATCGCGGCCTTTGGCGGAGACCCGGACCGCGTGACCATCTGGGGCGAGAGCGCGGGGGCGCAGAGCATCGCCTACCACCTCTTCAGCTacgacggccgcgacgacgggctctaccgcgccgccatcctcgagaGCGGCGGCCCGACGGGCGCCCAGGTCCAGAACCTGGCCTACTACAACGCGCCCGTCGAGAACCTGACGCGCACCGTCGGCTGCTGGACCGCCAAGGACCAGCTGGCCTGCCTCCGCGGCCTCAGCCAGGCGGACCTCTTCGCCGGCAACCCGAGCCAGGTCTGGAACCCGCTGATCGACGGGGACTTTTTGACGGGCTACCCGAGCCAGCTGATCCGCGACGGCAAGTTCGTCAGGGTGCCGCTGCTCACCGGCGCCAACAGCGACGAGGGCATCAACTTCAACCCGAGCAGCCCGCGGCCCAacaccgaggccgacctcTTCAACGGCTTCTCCTACTGGCGCTCCTACgcgctctcgccgccgaccaTCCGCCGCCTCTTCGAGCTGTACCCGGACGACCCCTGCACCCAGCCGCCGGTGTCCATCACCAACTGCTCCGTCTTTCCGGACAAGGGCCTGCAgtggcggcgcggcgcctccatcggcggcgacctcgtcatGATCTCGGGCCGGCGCAAGATGTGCGAGCTCTACGCGCGGCCGGACGTCGCCCAGCCCGTCTACAGCTACCGCTTCGACCAGCTGCTCTGGAACCGGAcggagctcgagggcgtgCGGCACTTTGACAACGTCGCCTTCAGCTTCCAGAACATCTCGGGCCTGCTggggccgtcgccgcagTACGACGACCACGCGCGCCTCGCCCGGGCCATCGGCCAGGCCTACGTCCGGTTCGTCTACGAGCTGGACCCCAACTCgcaagccggcggcggtggcggcggtggcggcaacggcacACTTTACACGAATGGCACGGGGCTGTTGCCGTACTGGCCCGAGTACGACGTGACTGCGCCCAAGAACATGGTCCTGAAGGCGTCCAAGAGCtttgtcgaggacgacacCTGGCGGAAGGAGGGGATAGACTTCATCAACACGTACGAGGTGGCGAGGGAGCTTCTTGCATGA